One region of Flavobacteriales bacterium genomic DNA includes:
- a CDS encoding pyruvate dehydrogenase (acetyl-transferring) E1 component subunit alpha: TLCYMGDGATRQGSFHETLNMAMNWKLPVIFIIENNHYAMGTSVERTSNVTELYKLGHAYEMPSYAIDGMRCEDVHDGISEATTRARKGEGPTLIEINTYRFKGHSMSDPAKYRTKEEVESYKAQDPIEQVLETIVKKKYATTKDIEAIKERVAKEVKDAVQFAEESPFPDAKELFEDVYRGENYPFITS; this comes from the coding sequence AACACTATGCTATATGGGTGATGGTGCAACTAGGCAGGGCTCTTTTCATGAGACTCTCAACATGGCCATGAACTGGAAGCTTCCGGTAATCTTTATCATAGAAAATAATCATTACGCGATGGGGACATCGGTCGAGAGAACATCTAACGTAACAGAATTGTATAAGCTTGGACATGCGTATGAAATGCCAAGCTATGCAATAGATGGAATGAGGTGCGAGGATGTGCATGACGGAATAAGTGAGGCGACTACGAGGGCAAGAAAAGGAGAGGGACCTACGTTAATTGAAATCAATACGTATCGATTTAAAGGGCATTCAATGTCAGACCCAGCTAAGTATAGAACGAAAGAAGAAGTAGAGTCTTACAAAGCTCAGGATCCAATAGAGCAGGTATTGGAGACCATAGTTAAAAAGAAATATGCCACTACTAAAGACATAGAAGCTATTAAAGAAAGGGTTGCTAAAGAAGTAAAAGATGCTGTTCAATTTGCAGAAGAATCTCCTTTTCCTGACGCGAAAGAGTTATTCGAAGATGTATATCGTGGAGAGAATTATCCGTTTATAACAAGTTAA